The Pseudoalteromonas luteoviolacea DNA window CAGATCGCTCTCAGCTTTGTGTTGGGCATTGATCTGCTCTAAACGTTGCCACGCTTTGAGGTTACGCTCAATCACACTTAAGTTAAATTCACTTTTATCTGGTGCCAAGCTAATAAAGCTTGAAATATCATACTTCTCAATCCAACTCAGCGCATCAGGCATGCGTGTTGGTGGGTGTGAAACGATGAAGATTAAGTCTTTATCTTGGCAGCCAATGCGCACATACTCTAATACCTGCTCGGCAAGTGCTTCCGAATCCGTGTCTTCAACATAAAAAATAATTAACCCAGGCTTTTTTTTGCGGATGAGTTTTTTACATGCTCTGAGATTATCGGTGACTTCGAGTTGATAATTACGTTGCGTTAATAGCGCATCAAGGGCGTCAGAATTCGGCCCAACGTGTAAAACGCTCTGCTGTTGTCTTTCCATAATCGTTGCGGTTCTTGCCTTGTAATTTTGATAACTATAGCCAATGATTACACTTTCTGTGTAATGGCATGTGCAATGAAGAAGACTAGGAGTGTATGGATATGAAGCTAGTGAGATTGGTCTATTACAGTCAGGCATCGCGTAGTATGAGTTTGTCGGATTTACGTAATATTTTACAAACCGCGCGCTCGAATAACGACGAATTAGAGGTGTGTGGCATGTTGTGCTTTGAAAACCAGTTTTTTTTACAAGCACTCGAGGGAGACAGAGAAACGGTAAATGAGCTCTACTTAGATATTGCGGATGACCCGAGACATGAAGAAGCCACCATTATAAGCTATGACGAAGTGTCTGAACACACATTTGCAAAGTGGCAAATGGGCTATGCGGGGGGATCTGAGTCTTTTTATGAGTTACTGCGAAAAAATGGCCAAACAGAGTTCGATCCGGAGCAAATGACGCAAGCTCAAGCCATTTCTTTTTTGGTGGATATGGCAGCTTTTCAAACTGAAATATAATGGCGGCACCCTGTACCGCACAGGTCTATATATCGCGAATACTGACGCGGCTGTTATCTTCGACATCAGAAATACTGGGTTCTTCAGACTCAGAAGGGCTTTGCGGTGATTCAAAGTCATACTCTACCGGTCCATCTAGTATGGTTGCGGCCTTACCTTTTAACGTCAGTAGTTTTGACGCGATAATATCGATATTACCGCTGGTATCTAGGGTGATAGAAGCGCCTTGGCTATACAGACCGAGTGTACCCATACCCAGGCCGCGTATGGTGATACCATCGTCCCCGTGGATCACCTGGCTACCATTAGGCGCACAGAGCACAATGCCACCGACACTCTCAAGGTTACAGTCTTGCCCA harbors:
- a CDS encoding BLUF domain-containing protein, producing MKLVRLVYYSQASRSMSLSDLRNILQTARSNNDELEVCGMLCFENQFFLQALEGDRETVNELYLDIADDPRHEEATIISYDEVSEHTFAKWQMGYAGGSESFYELLRKNGQTEFDPEQMTQAQAISFLVDMAAFQTEI